Proteins from one Syngnathus scovelli strain Florida chromosome 9, RoL_Ssco_1.2, whole genome shotgun sequence genomic window:
- the myo1eb gene encoding myosin IEb isoform X4 encodes MGSKERYHWLAQDVKVSGVDDMVLLSKINEDTITENLKKRYMDDYIFTYIGPVLISVNPFKQLPYFTDREVDLYQGAAQYENPPHVYALADDVYRNMMIDCENQCVIISGESGAGKTVAAKYIMSYVSKVSGGGDKVQHVKDIILQSNPLLEAFGNAKTVRNNNSSRFGKYFEIQFGRGGAPDGGKISNFLLEKSRVVSQNPGERNFHIYYQLLEGASGEQRENLGVTIPDYYNYLNQSGTFTVEDVNDKKEFSDTLGAMSVVGLSMEDRDSVIQLVAGILHLGNINFREENNFAVVESADFLAFPSFLLGIPQDALCSKLTSRIMDSKWGGKSESISVTLNTEQACFTRDALAKALYSRLFDFLVDCVNRAIQKDREDFNIGVLDIYGFEIFQQNGFEQFCINFVNEKLQQIFIELTLKAEQEEYVQEGIKWTPIEYFNNKVVCDLIESKLNPPGIMSVLDDVCATMHAKGDGADQTLLQKLQGQVGSHQHFSSWNKGFVVHHYAGKVSYDVSGFCERNRDVLFNDIIELMQGSEFPFIRALFPENLEADKRGRPTTAGSKIKKQANTLVQTLMRCTPHYVRCIKPNETKRPRDWEESRVRHQVEYLGLRENIRVRRAGYAYRRLFSKFLQRYAVLTKETWPTWQGDERQGVLHLLKSVNMDQDEFQLGKTKVFVKAPESLFLLEEMRERKYNGYARLIQKAWRKHVAVRKYVKMREEASDILLNKKERRQNSLNRNFVGDYIGTDVHPEIRQFVGRRERIDFADVVIKFDRRFRMVKRDLILTPKFLYLIGREKVKQGPDKGQIQEVLKRKVELANIQSVSLSALQDDIFIVHQQDYDSVLQSVFKTEFLSLLVKRHHEKTQSNLPLKFNNLLEFKVKKGGWGPFSSSGSRQIQFQLGQGDEAVLKPSGKVLRVSIGPGLPKSSRPTRRDNRKSFYRENRAAPTAQNDSGPHNGGVGTRRGSSSRGASLRQQSNMEQPSLPRLQNRHRRNSGHAQHVDMGFMNVPDQGAAGLQRRRSKELKPVPGAGRPKPAPKSKPRSPQCRALYAYDAQDTDELSFNMDDVIEILTEDPSGWWFGRLRGREGMFPGNYVEKI; translated from the exons ATG GGCAGCAAAGAGCGCTATCACTGGCTGGCTCAGGACGTGAAGGTGAGCGGCGTAGACGACATGGTGCTCCTGTCCAAAATCAACGAGGACACCATCACGGAGAACCTCAAGAAGAGATATATGGATGACTACATCTTT ACCTACATTGGACCAGTTCTGATCTCCGTCAATCCGTTTAAACAACTTCCCTATTTCACGGACCGAGAAGTAGACCTCTACCAGGGCGCG GCTCAATACGAGAACCCGCCTCACGTCTACGCGTTGGCTGACGACGTTTACCGCAACATGATGATTGACTGCGAGAACCAGTGTGTCATCATCAG CGGTGAGAGTGGCGCGGGGAAGACGGTGGCGGCCAAATACATCATGAGCTACGTATCCAAGGTGTCAGGGGGTGGTGACAAGGTGCAG CACGTGAAGGACATCATCCTGCAGTCCAACCCCCTGCTGGAGGCCTTCGGGAACGCCAAGACGGTCCGGAACAATAATTCCAGCCGCTTT GGAAAGTACTTTGAGATCCAGTTTGGCCGTGGCGGCGCTCCCGACGGAGGAAAGATCTCCAACTTCCTGTTGGAGAAGAGCCGAGTGGTTTCGCAAAATCCAGGAGAGAGGAATTTCCACATCTACTACCAG CTGCTGGAGGGAGCGAGCGGGGAGCAGAGGGAAAACCTTGGCGTGACAATCCCCGACTACTACAACTACCTTAACCAATCGGGAACTTTCACAGTCGAAGACGTCAATGACAAGAAGGAGTTCTCTGACACCTTG GGCGCCATGTCGGTGGTAGGCCTGTCCATGGAAGACCGGGATTCGGTCATTCAGCTGGTCGCGGGCATCCTCCACCTGGGCAACATAAACTTTCGCGAGGAGAACAACTTTGCGGTGGTGGAGAGCGCTGACT TTCTGGCCTTCCCGTCCTTCCTGCTGGGGATTCCCCAGGACGCTCTATGCAGCAAACTGACCAGCAGGATCATGGACAGCAAGTGGGGCGGCAAGAGTGAGTCCATCTCGGTCACCCTCAACACGGAGCAGGCCTGCTTCACCCGCGACGCCCTGGCCAAAGCCCTCTACAGCCGCCTCTTTGACTTCCTGGTGGAC tgtgtcaaTAGAGCCATACAGAAGGACCGGGAGGATTTCAACATCGGAGTCCTGGACATCTACGGCTTTGAGATCTTCCAA CAAAATGGGTTTGAACAGTTCTGCATCAACTTTGTCAACGAGAAGCTGCAGCAGATTTTCATTGAACTCACATTGAAGGCGGAGCAG GAGGAGTACGTTCAGGAGGGCATCAAGTGGACGCCCATCGAGTATTTCAACAACAAAGTTGTGTGTGACCTCATTGAATCCAAGCTG AATCCTCCTGGCATCATGAGCGTGTTGGATGACGTGTGCGCCACCATGCACGCCAAAGGCGATGGCGCTGACCAGACCCTGCTGCAGAAACTCCAAGGTCAAGTGGGCTCACACCAACACTTCAGCAGCTGGAACAAAGGCTTTGTGGTGCACCACTACGCCGGAAAG GTGTCCTATGACGTCAGCGGCTTCTGCGAGAGGAACAGAGATGTGCTGTTCAACGACATCATTGAGCTGATGCAAGGCAGCGAGTT CCCCTTCATTCGAGCGCTTTTTCCTGAGAACCTGGAGGCGGACAAGAGAGGACGGCCCACCACGGCCGGCAGCAAGATCAAG AAACAAGCCAACACGCTGGTCCAGACACTCATGAGGTGTACGCCTCACTACGTTCGCTGCATCAAACCCAACGAGACCAAACGCCCTCGGGACTGGGAGGAGAGCAGAGTACGGCACCAGGTGGAGTACCTGGGCCTCCGCGAGAACATCCGGGTCCGCCGAGCCGGATATGCGTACCGGCGCCTTTTCAGCAAGTTCCTGCAGAG GTATGCTGTCCTGACCAAAGAgacctggcccacctggcaaggtgATGAGCGTCAGGGTGTCCTGCACCTCCTGAAATCTGTCAACATGGACCAGGACGAATTCCAGCTGGGGAAGACGAAAGTCTTTGTCAAGGCTCCCGAGTCG CTCTTCCTGCTGGAAGAGATGAGGGAGAGGAAGTACAACGGTTATGCCCGGCTCATCCAAAAGGCCTGGCGGAAGCACGTCGCCGTCCGCAAGTACGTCAAGATGAGGGAGGAAG CGTCCGACATCCTGCTGAACAAGAAGGAACGGCGCCAGAACAGCTTGAACCGCAACTTTGTGGGCGATTACATCGGCACCGACGTCCATCCGGAGATCCGGCAGTTTGTCGGCCGCAGGGAGAGGATCGACTTTGCCGACGTGGTCATCAAATTTGACCGCAGGTTCAGG atgGTGAAGCGTGACCTCATACTCACCCCCAAATTCTTGTACCTGATCGGTCGTGAGAAGGTGAAACAGGGGCCGGACAAGGGTCAAATACAGGAGGTTCTCAAGAGGAAGGTGGAACTCGCCAATATCCAGTCTGTCTCCTTAAG TGCCCTTCAAGACGACATCTTCATCGTCCACCAACAAGACTACGACAGTGTTCTCCAGAGTGTTTTCAAGACCGAGTTCCTCAGTCTACTCGTCAAACGTCATCACGAGAAAACTCAGAGTAATCTTCCGCTTAAGTTCAACAACCT TTTGGAGTTCAAGGTCAAGAAGGGAGGTTGGGGCCCGTTCAGCTCATCGGGTTCCAGACAGATCCAGTTCCAGCTGGGTCAGGGGGACGAGGCAGTCCTGAAACCCAGTGGCAAGGTTCTGCGTGTCTCCATTGGACCGGGTCTTCCCAAAAGCTCGC gACCCACCAGGAGGGACAACCGTAAGAGTTTCTACCGAGAGAATCGGGCCGCACCCACTGCCCAGAACGACTCGG GTCCTCACAACGGAGGCGTCGGGACACGCCGAGGAAGCTCCTCCAGAGGCGCATCGCTGAGGCAGCAGTCTAACATGGAGCAGCCCAGTCTTCCTCGACTCCAGAACCGGCATCGGCGCAACAGCGGCCATGCTCAGCACGTGGACATGGGCTTCATGAACGTCCCGGACCAGGGCGCTGCCGG GCTGCAGCGTCGGCGTTCCAAGGAGCTGAAGCCGGTCCCTGGAGCAGGTCGACCAAAACCGGCGCCCAAGTCAAAGCCTCGTTCCCCGCAGTGTCGCGCCCTCTACGCTTATGATGCCCAAGACACAGATGAGCTCAGTTTCAACATGGATGATGTCATTGAGATTCTCACTGAGG ATCCGTCGGGCTGGTGGTTTGGACGCCTTCGCGGACGAGAGGGAATGTTCCCCGGAAACTACGTGGAGAAGATCTAG
- the myo1eb gene encoding myosin IEb isoform X5 — MGSKERYHWLAQDVKVSGVDDMVLLSKINEDTITENLKKRYMDDYIFTYIGPVLISVNPFKQLPYFTDREVDLYQGAAQYENPPHVYALADDVYRNMMIDCENQCVIISGESGAGKTVAAKYIMSYVSKVSGGGDKVQHVKDIILQSNPLLEAFGNAKTVRNNNSSRFGKYFEIQFGRGGAPDGGKISNFLLEKSRVVSQNPGERNFHIYYQLLEGASGEQRENLGVTIPDYYNYLNQSGTFTVEDVNDKKEFSDTLGAMSVVGLSMEDRDSVIQLVAGILHLGNINFREENNFAVVESADFLAFPSFLLGIPQDALCSKLTSRIMDSKWGGKSESISVTLNTEQACFTRDALAKALYSRLFDFLVDCVNRAIQKDREDFNIGVLDIYGFEIFQEEYVQEGIKWTPIEYFNNKVVCDLIESKLNPPGIMSVLDDVCATMHAKGDGADQTLLQKLQGQVGSHQHFSSWNKGFVVHHYAGKVSYDVSGFCERNRDVLFNDIIELMQGSEFPFIRALFPENLEADKRGRPTTAGSKIKKQANTLVQTLMRCTPHYVRCIKPNETKRPRDWEESRVRHQVEYLGLRENIRVRRAGYAYRRLFSKFLQRYAVLTKETWPTWQGDERQGVLHLLKSVNMDQDEFQLGKTKVFVKAPESVRRHAATTQLFLLEEMRERKYNGYARLIQKAWRKHVAVRKYVKMREEASDILLNKKERRQNSLNRNFVGDYIGTDVHPEIRQFVGRRERIDFADVVIKFDRRFRMVKRDLILTPKFLYLIGREKVKQGPDKGQIQEVLKRKVELANIQSVSLSALQDDIFIVHQQDYDSVLQSVFKTEFLSLLVKRHHEKTQSNLPLKFNNLLEFKVKKGGWGPFSSSGSRQIQFQLGQGDEAVLKPSGKVLRVSIGPGLPKSSRPTRRDNRKSFYRENRAAPTAQNDSGPHNGGVGTRRGSSSRGASLRQQSNMEQPSLPRLQNRHRRNSGHAQHVDMGFMNVPDQGAAGLQRRRSKELKPVPGAGRPKPAPKSKPRSPQCRALYAYDAQDTDELSFNMDDVIEILTEGLSFRSVGLVVWTPSRTRGNVPRKLRGEDLDVEVIAN, encoded by the exons ATG GGCAGCAAAGAGCGCTATCACTGGCTGGCTCAGGACGTGAAGGTGAGCGGCGTAGACGACATGGTGCTCCTGTCCAAAATCAACGAGGACACCATCACGGAGAACCTCAAGAAGAGATATATGGATGACTACATCTTT ACCTACATTGGACCAGTTCTGATCTCCGTCAATCCGTTTAAACAACTTCCCTATTTCACGGACCGAGAAGTAGACCTCTACCAGGGCGCG GCTCAATACGAGAACCCGCCTCACGTCTACGCGTTGGCTGACGACGTTTACCGCAACATGATGATTGACTGCGAGAACCAGTGTGTCATCATCAG CGGTGAGAGTGGCGCGGGGAAGACGGTGGCGGCCAAATACATCATGAGCTACGTATCCAAGGTGTCAGGGGGTGGTGACAAGGTGCAG CACGTGAAGGACATCATCCTGCAGTCCAACCCCCTGCTGGAGGCCTTCGGGAACGCCAAGACGGTCCGGAACAATAATTCCAGCCGCTTT GGAAAGTACTTTGAGATCCAGTTTGGCCGTGGCGGCGCTCCCGACGGAGGAAAGATCTCCAACTTCCTGTTGGAGAAGAGCCGAGTGGTTTCGCAAAATCCAGGAGAGAGGAATTTCCACATCTACTACCAG CTGCTGGAGGGAGCGAGCGGGGAGCAGAGGGAAAACCTTGGCGTGACAATCCCCGACTACTACAACTACCTTAACCAATCGGGAACTTTCACAGTCGAAGACGTCAATGACAAGAAGGAGTTCTCTGACACCTTG GGCGCCATGTCGGTGGTAGGCCTGTCCATGGAAGACCGGGATTCGGTCATTCAGCTGGTCGCGGGCATCCTCCACCTGGGCAACATAAACTTTCGCGAGGAGAACAACTTTGCGGTGGTGGAGAGCGCTGACT TTCTGGCCTTCCCGTCCTTCCTGCTGGGGATTCCCCAGGACGCTCTATGCAGCAAACTGACCAGCAGGATCATGGACAGCAAGTGGGGCGGCAAGAGTGAGTCCATCTCGGTCACCCTCAACACGGAGCAGGCCTGCTTCACCCGCGACGCCCTGGCCAAAGCCCTCTACAGCCGCCTCTTTGACTTCCTGGTGGAC tgtgtcaaTAGAGCCATACAGAAGGACCGGGAGGATTTCAACATCGGAGTCCTGGACATCTACGGCTTTGAGATCTTCCAA GAGGAGTACGTTCAGGAGGGCATCAAGTGGACGCCCATCGAGTATTTCAACAACAAAGTTGTGTGTGACCTCATTGAATCCAAGCTG AATCCTCCTGGCATCATGAGCGTGTTGGATGACGTGTGCGCCACCATGCACGCCAAAGGCGATGGCGCTGACCAGACCCTGCTGCAGAAACTCCAAGGTCAAGTGGGCTCACACCAACACTTCAGCAGCTGGAACAAAGGCTTTGTGGTGCACCACTACGCCGGAAAG GTGTCCTATGACGTCAGCGGCTTCTGCGAGAGGAACAGAGATGTGCTGTTCAACGACATCATTGAGCTGATGCAAGGCAGCGAGTT CCCCTTCATTCGAGCGCTTTTTCCTGAGAACCTGGAGGCGGACAAGAGAGGACGGCCCACCACGGCCGGCAGCAAGATCAAG AAACAAGCCAACACGCTGGTCCAGACACTCATGAGGTGTACGCCTCACTACGTTCGCTGCATCAAACCCAACGAGACCAAACGCCCTCGGGACTGGGAGGAGAGCAGAGTACGGCACCAGGTGGAGTACCTGGGCCTCCGCGAGAACATCCGGGTCCGCCGAGCCGGATATGCGTACCGGCGCCTTTTCAGCAAGTTCCTGCAGAG GTATGCTGTCCTGACCAAAGAgacctggcccacctggcaaggtgATGAGCGTCAGGGTGTCCTGCACCTCCTGAAATCTGTCAACATGGACCAGGACGAATTCCAGCTGGGGAAGACGAAAGTCTTTGTCAAGGCTCCCGAGTCGGTACGAAGGCATGCGGCGACAACGCAG CTCTTCCTGCTGGAAGAGATGAGGGAGAGGAAGTACAACGGTTATGCCCGGCTCATCCAAAAGGCCTGGCGGAAGCACGTCGCCGTCCGCAAGTACGTCAAGATGAGGGAGGAAG CGTCCGACATCCTGCTGAACAAGAAGGAACGGCGCCAGAACAGCTTGAACCGCAACTTTGTGGGCGATTACATCGGCACCGACGTCCATCCGGAGATCCGGCAGTTTGTCGGCCGCAGGGAGAGGATCGACTTTGCCGACGTGGTCATCAAATTTGACCGCAGGTTCAGG atgGTGAAGCGTGACCTCATACTCACCCCCAAATTCTTGTACCTGATCGGTCGTGAGAAGGTGAAACAGGGGCCGGACAAGGGTCAAATACAGGAGGTTCTCAAGAGGAAGGTGGAACTCGCCAATATCCAGTCTGTCTCCTTAAG TGCCCTTCAAGACGACATCTTCATCGTCCACCAACAAGACTACGACAGTGTTCTCCAGAGTGTTTTCAAGACCGAGTTCCTCAGTCTACTCGTCAAACGTCATCACGAGAAAACTCAGAGTAATCTTCCGCTTAAGTTCAACAACCT TTTGGAGTTCAAGGTCAAGAAGGGAGGTTGGGGCCCGTTCAGCTCATCGGGTTCCAGACAGATCCAGTTCCAGCTGGGTCAGGGGGACGAGGCAGTCCTGAAACCCAGTGGCAAGGTTCTGCGTGTCTCCATTGGACCGGGTCTTCCCAAAAGCTCGC gACCCACCAGGAGGGACAACCGTAAGAGTTTCTACCGAGAGAATCGGGCCGCACCCACTGCCCAGAACGACTCGG GTCCTCACAACGGAGGCGTCGGGACACGCCGAGGAAGCTCCTCCAGAGGCGCATCGCTGAGGCAGCAGTCTAACATGGAGCAGCCCAGTCTTCCTCGACTCCAGAACCGGCATCGGCGCAACAGCGGCCATGCTCAGCACGTGGACATGGGCTTCATGAACGTCCCGGACCAGGGCGCTGCCGG GCTGCAGCGTCGGCGTTCCAAGGAGCTGAAGCCGGTCCCTGGAGCAGGTCGACCAAAACCGGCGCCCAAGTCAAAGCCTCGTTCCCCGCAGTGTCGCGCCCTCTACGCTTATGATGCCCAAGACACAGATGAGCTCAGTTTCAACATGGATGATGTCATTGAGATTCTCACTGAGG GTTTGTCATTTAGATCCGTCGGGCTGGTGGTTTGGACGCCTTCGCGGACGAGAGGGAATGTTCCCCGGAAACTACGTGGAGAAGATCTAGATGTTGAGGTCATAGCAAACTGA
- the myo1eb gene encoding myosin IEb isoform X1, producing MGSKERYHWLAQDVKVSGVDDMVLLSKINEDTITENLKKRYMDDYIFTYIGPVLISVNPFKQLPYFTDREVDLYQGAAQYENPPHVYALADDVYRNMMIDCENQCVIISGESGAGKTVAAKYIMSYVSKVSGGGDKVQHVKDIILQSNPLLEAFGNAKTVRNNNSSRFGKYFEIQFGRGGAPDGGKISNFLLEKSRVVSQNPGERNFHIYYQLLEGASGEQRENLGVTIPDYYNYLNQSGTFTVEDVNDKKEFSDTLGAMSVVGLSMEDRDSVIQLVAGILHLGNINFREENNFAVVESADFLAFPSFLLGIPQDALCSKLTSRIMDSKWGGKSESISVTLNTEQACFTRDALAKALYSRLFDFLVDCVNRAIQKDREDFNIGVLDIYGFEIFQQNGFEQFCINFVNEKLQQIFIELTLKAEQEEYVQEGIKWTPIEYFNNKVVCDLIESKLNPPGIMSVLDDVCATMHAKGDGADQTLLQKLQGQVGSHQHFSSWNKGFVVHHYAGKVSYDVSGFCERNRDVLFNDIIELMQGSEFPFIRALFPENLEADKRGRPTTAGSKIKKQANTLVQTLMRCTPHYVRCIKPNETKRPRDWEESRVRHQVEYLGLRENIRVRRAGYAYRRLFSKFLQRYAVLTKETWPTWQGDERQGVLHLLKSVNMDQDEFQLGKTKVFVKAPESVRRHAATTQLFLLEEMRERKYNGYARLIQKAWRKHVAVRKYVKMREEASDILLNKKERRQNSLNRNFVGDYIGTDVHPEIRQFVGRRERIDFADVVIKFDRRFRMVKRDLILTPKFLYLIGREKVKQGPDKGQIQEVLKRKVELANIQSVSLSALQDDIFIVHQQDYDSVLQSVFKTEFLSLLVKRHHEKTQSNLPLKFNNLLEFKVKKGGWGPFSSSGSRQIQFQLGQGDEAVLKPSGKVLRVSIGPGLPKSSRPTRRDNRKSFYRENRAAPTAQNDSGPHNGGVGTRRGSSSRGASLRQQSNMEQPSLPRLQNRHRRNSGHAQHVDMGFMNVPDQGAAGLQRRRSKELKPVPGAGRPKPAPKSKPRSPQCRALYAYDAQDTDELSFNMDDVIEILTEGLSFRSVGLVVWTPSRTRGNVPRKLRGEDLDVEVIAN from the exons ATG GGCAGCAAAGAGCGCTATCACTGGCTGGCTCAGGACGTGAAGGTGAGCGGCGTAGACGACATGGTGCTCCTGTCCAAAATCAACGAGGACACCATCACGGAGAACCTCAAGAAGAGATATATGGATGACTACATCTTT ACCTACATTGGACCAGTTCTGATCTCCGTCAATCCGTTTAAACAACTTCCCTATTTCACGGACCGAGAAGTAGACCTCTACCAGGGCGCG GCTCAATACGAGAACCCGCCTCACGTCTACGCGTTGGCTGACGACGTTTACCGCAACATGATGATTGACTGCGAGAACCAGTGTGTCATCATCAG CGGTGAGAGTGGCGCGGGGAAGACGGTGGCGGCCAAATACATCATGAGCTACGTATCCAAGGTGTCAGGGGGTGGTGACAAGGTGCAG CACGTGAAGGACATCATCCTGCAGTCCAACCCCCTGCTGGAGGCCTTCGGGAACGCCAAGACGGTCCGGAACAATAATTCCAGCCGCTTT GGAAAGTACTTTGAGATCCAGTTTGGCCGTGGCGGCGCTCCCGACGGAGGAAAGATCTCCAACTTCCTGTTGGAGAAGAGCCGAGTGGTTTCGCAAAATCCAGGAGAGAGGAATTTCCACATCTACTACCAG CTGCTGGAGGGAGCGAGCGGGGAGCAGAGGGAAAACCTTGGCGTGACAATCCCCGACTACTACAACTACCTTAACCAATCGGGAACTTTCACAGTCGAAGACGTCAATGACAAGAAGGAGTTCTCTGACACCTTG GGCGCCATGTCGGTGGTAGGCCTGTCCATGGAAGACCGGGATTCGGTCATTCAGCTGGTCGCGGGCATCCTCCACCTGGGCAACATAAACTTTCGCGAGGAGAACAACTTTGCGGTGGTGGAGAGCGCTGACT TTCTGGCCTTCCCGTCCTTCCTGCTGGGGATTCCCCAGGACGCTCTATGCAGCAAACTGACCAGCAGGATCATGGACAGCAAGTGGGGCGGCAAGAGTGAGTCCATCTCGGTCACCCTCAACACGGAGCAGGCCTGCTTCACCCGCGACGCCCTGGCCAAAGCCCTCTACAGCCGCCTCTTTGACTTCCTGGTGGAC tgtgtcaaTAGAGCCATACAGAAGGACCGGGAGGATTTCAACATCGGAGTCCTGGACATCTACGGCTTTGAGATCTTCCAA CAAAATGGGTTTGAACAGTTCTGCATCAACTTTGTCAACGAGAAGCTGCAGCAGATTTTCATTGAACTCACATTGAAGGCGGAGCAG GAGGAGTACGTTCAGGAGGGCATCAAGTGGACGCCCATCGAGTATTTCAACAACAAAGTTGTGTGTGACCTCATTGAATCCAAGCTG AATCCTCCTGGCATCATGAGCGTGTTGGATGACGTGTGCGCCACCATGCACGCCAAAGGCGATGGCGCTGACCAGACCCTGCTGCAGAAACTCCAAGGTCAAGTGGGCTCACACCAACACTTCAGCAGCTGGAACAAAGGCTTTGTGGTGCACCACTACGCCGGAAAG GTGTCCTATGACGTCAGCGGCTTCTGCGAGAGGAACAGAGATGTGCTGTTCAACGACATCATTGAGCTGATGCAAGGCAGCGAGTT CCCCTTCATTCGAGCGCTTTTTCCTGAGAACCTGGAGGCGGACAAGAGAGGACGGCCCACCACGGCCGGCAGCAAGATCAAG AAACAAGCCAACACGCTGGTCCAGACACTCATGAGGTGTACGCCTCACTACGTTCGCTGCATCAAACCCAACGAGACCAAACGCCCTCGGGACTGGGAGGAGAGCAGAGTACGGCACCAGGTGGAGTACCTGGGCCTCCGCGAGAACATCCGGGTCCGCCGAGCCGGATATGCGTACCGGCGCCTTTTCAGCAAGTTCCTGCAGAG GTATGCTGTCCTGACCAAAGAgacctggcccacctggcaaggtgATGAGCGTCAGGGTGTCCTGCACCTCCTGAAATCTGTCAACATGGACCAGGACGAATTCCAGCTGGGGAAGACGAAAGTCTTTGTCAAGGCTCCCGAGTCGGTACGAAGGCATGCGGCGACAACGCAG CTCTTCCTGCTGGAAGAGATGAGGGAGAGGAAGTACAACGGTTATGCCCGGCTCATCCAAAAGGCCTGGCGGAAGCACGTCGCCGTCCGCAAGTACGTCAAGATGAGGGAGGAAG CGTCCGACATCCTGCTGAACAAGAAGGAACGGCGCCAGAACAGCTTGAACCGCAACTTTGTGGGCGATTACATCGGCACCGACGTCCATCCGGAGATCCGGCAGTTTGTCGGCCGCAGGGAGAGGATCGACTTTGCCGACGTGGTCATCAAATTTGACCGCAGGTTCAGG atgGTGAAGCGTGACCTCATACTCACCCCCAAATTCTTGTACCTGATCGGTCGTGAGAAGGTGAAACAGGGGCCGGACAAGGGTCAAATACAGGAGGTTCTCAAGAGGAAGGTGGAACTCGCCAATATCCAGTCTGTCTCCTTAAG TGCCCTTCAAGACGACATCTTCATCGTCCACCAACAAGACTACGACAGTGTTCTCCAGAGTGTTTTCAAGACCGAGTTCCTCAGTCTACTCGTCAAACGTCATCACGAGAAAACTCAGAGTAATCTTCCGCTTAAGTTCAACAACCT TTTGGAGTTCAAGGTCAAGAAGGGAGGTTGGGGCCCGTTCAGCTCATCGGGTTCCAGACAGATCCAGTTCCAGCTGGGTCAGGGGGACGAGGCAGTCCTGAAACCCAGTGGCAAGGTTCTGCGTGTCTCCATTGGACCGGGTCTTCCCAAAAGCTCGC gACCCACCAGGAGGGACAACCGTAAGAGTTTCTACCGAGAGAATCGGGCCGCACCCACTGCCCAGAACGACTCGG GTCCTCACAACGGAGGCGTCGGGACACGCCGAGGAAGCTCCTCCAGAGGCGCATCGCTGAGGCAGCAGTCTAACATGGAGCAGCCCAGTCTTCCTCGACTCCAGAACCGGCATCGGCGCAACAGCGGCCATGCTCAGCACGTGGACATGGGCTTCATGAACGTCCCGGACCAGGGCGCTGCCGG GCTGCAGCGTCGGCGTTCCAAGGAGCTGAAGCCGGTCCCTGGAGCAGGTCGACCAAAACCGGCGCCCAAGTCAAAGCCTCGTTCCCCGCAGTGTCGCGCCCTCTACGCTTATGATGCCCAAGACACAGATGAGCTCAGTTTCAACATGGATGATGTCATTGAGATTCTCACTGAGG GTTTGTCATTTAGATCCGTCGGGCTGGTGGTTTGGACGCCTTCGCGGACGAGAGGGAATGTTCCCCGGAAACTACGTGGAGAAGATCTAGATGTTGAGGTCATAGCAAACTGA